GTATACCAGAGAAATATCTTCATATATCCTTAAATCCTCATCAAAATAATTAAGTTGAATTAGTGCATCTCGATTGATGAAAAAAGTAGGTGAGTTTAAAAATAATGGAATCCTTACATAGAATCTTAACTGCTCCTTATGATCCAATGCAAAGTAATGTTTTCTTAGGTTTAAATACTCATCATAAACATTCTCAATTAGTCTGCTATCTTGATCGATGTAGATAATTCTTGAAGAAACAATACGAACTAAACTATTTGATTTTACAAATTCGATATTATCTTTAATACAATTACTACACAAAACATCATCTCCGGCTATAAATTTCAACCAAGTTCCTCTAGCCATCTTTGCACCACGATTACAATTAGCAGGTATCCCTGTATTTTTAAGAACAGAGAGCAACTCTACTCTTACAAATCGAAGCCGATTCTTACTTATCCATTCTTGGCAAATTTCAACTGTATTATCGGTGGAGCAATCATCGCTTACTATCAACTCAATTTCCTGATGGGTTTGCGCCTTCGCGCTTTCAAGTGTTTCGACTATATATTTTGAAGAATTATAGGTAATAACTACTATGGATACCAGTGGCTGTTTGTTTGTACTCATTATCTCCATTTATTTACCGGTAAATCGTTTTATTACTGTGGAAAGCGCTGCTTTTAAACCAATTCTTCTATCCAATTCCCTAAAAGAGTAGAGGATAGAAAGTATTATTAATAATATTCCAATGATATAATTTACCGGAGCTACCGTTGTTTTTATAACCACAAAGGCAGCAACTCCTAAAACTAGCTGAATACCAAACACCTTGTAAAATGCTGCATCGAATGCGAATGCATACTTCACCCTAGCCACCACATATACCTGTATCGCATAAATAAAGTAAGTGAGCAAAAAGGAGAATCCAAGACCATTCAGGCCATAATACTTATAGAAGAGGAGATTAAATGCCAACAGGTAGAAATTAGTAATTAGCTCATTCCAAAAAAACAGCTTGCTAGCACCCTTGGCCAAAAATATAAACGCAATTGACCAGCTCACCGCTTTAAACAAAATACCAAGGGCTGCCCAGTGAATCATCCCGTTTACTCCAACAAACTTACTTGAGTAGAGAACAATTACAACCCAGTTTATCAATACTAGGAAAATAATGATTATCGGTGCCAAAATTAGAATGGCCACCTCTGCCTGCTGGTTAATGGCTTGGTTTGTTTTTTTCCTGTCATTCGCCACCCCTGCCAACCGTGGGTAGTAGTCCGTACCCATTGCAGTAAACACCAGCCCCACATAGGTATTAACAATGGCAAAACCAGCATTATACAATCCAACCTGCGCAACACCTCCCGTATGGCTTATGAATATGCGAACTATGTAGGCAACACCCAAGGTAATTAGGCCTGTGACACTAATGGTTAAACCCATCTTAAGCATCCCACGTCCCTGCTCCACCGTTTGAGCACGGCTTACCTTAACGGGTAGAATGGCCACCTTGTGCGAGAAGTACCAAGCCACCAGCATGGCAGTAATCGAACTAATGATAAGGGCTGGAACAATACCCCTTACGCCGTAGATGTAGTATATGGGCACCGAAATAAAAAGACCCATTAGGCTACCCGTCATGTTGGCCTTGGCGAGGTAGCTCAACTTACGCATCCCCTGCAGCACTACCAACCGCCCGGTGGTGAGCTGCTGGAAAAGCAGGGTTATGGCCAGCCAAACAAAGGCAACGGTGTAATCGGAATTCCCAAAGGTGAGCAGGCTTAGCCAGTGCGAAAAGATGAGGGTAACCAAGGCCCCCAACACTCCGGTTATCCATACCCAACGCTGCAGCACGGTAACTATGGTGGCAATGCGGGTTTCGTCGCCGGTGGCGTTGGCGGCCGCCACGTCCTTTACCGCGCTGGTACCCAACCCAAAGTTTGTTAAGCCGTTTATTAACCCGGTAGTGGAGGTTAGCAACCCTGCAATACCCATACCTGCAGGACCCAACAGCACCGCAATAAACTTGGAGCGTATTATGCTAACTATAATGGTAAATACCTGCACCCCACCAAAGATGGAGGTGGCTTTCATTATTTGGCGGTAGGAGGTTTGCTGTTCGGACATTCGTTGTTTCTGATTCCTGATTCCTGATTCCTGATTTCTGATTCCTGATTTCTGATTTCTGATTTCTGATTTCTGATTCCTGGTTGTTCAATGAATAACTAGAAATTAGAAACAAGAAATAAGGAACTCTACATCTATTTTTTCTTTTTCAAACCTTGGTATTCCGATTTTGAGAGGTAACTTATGAATCCGGCAATCCGAGGTATTAAGTGCAGAGAGTCTCCAATTAGTTCGTCATACTTCTCCTTAGTAATATGTCCGGCATCAAAAATTCGATGCAACTGTGACCTAGTCTCGCCCAGTGAACCCTTTGAGATGTATAGAAATTGAATGAACTCCTTATTGCCATCACGTTCAAACCCCTCTGCAATATTGTCCATTATCGAACCACTCGATCGTAAAACCTGATCTTTCAATGAGTAATCTGTTTTCAGACTTGTATTCTCCGAAATCCACCTGATTTTCGCACACAAATTGCGAGCCTCTTGCCAAATTTCTAAATCCTCAAACTTAGTTATGGTCATGGTGATTTATGATTTCTGGTTCCTTGCTAACCTCCGAACAATGAGAAACTAGAAATTAGAAACAAGAAATAAGGAACAATTTTGAATAACTAGAAACGAGAAATTAGGAACTCTACGAAAACCTATTTATTTGATTTACTACGCATTGAATCTCCTCCTTCGTCATCACCGGACTCATGGGTAGACTTAGCACCTCTCTATGAATTTGCTCAGTAATGGGGAAGGTTAACCCATTCCACTGACTATACGCCAGCTGCTTATGTGGTGGAATAGGGTAATGAATCAGGGTTTGGATTCCACTCGCGCTTAAGTAGCTCTGTAATTTATCGCGTTGAGTATTTCGGATTACAAAGAGATGCCAAATGTGGGTGAGATTATTCCTGATTTCTGATTTCTGATTCCTAATTTGGCTTCGCCGACCTGCCCGGCCAATTGACGGTACTCCCGAACTCGGTTTTGGCTCCTGAAATAATTGAGGAAGAACTATTTCTGGATTGGTTATGTTGTCGCAGTAGTATTGTGCTATTTCGCGTCGACGTTGGTTGTCGGCATCCAGCCGCGGCAGCTTAACGCGGAGCACTGCAGCTTGAATCTCGTCGAGACGGGAATTTAAGCCTTGGTAAATATTTTCATACTTCTTTTTGGAACCGTAGTTGGCCAGGGCCCGAATGGTTTCGGCCAACTCATCGTTGTTGGTGGTAACGGCTCCCCCATCGCCCAGCGCACCCAAATTCTTTCCGGGGTAAAAGCTGTGACCGGCAGCATCACCCAGCGAGCCCGTCCTTAGCAAAGGTGCACCGTGTTTCACTGTGTAGCTAGTACCAGCGGCTTGGGCGTTATCCTCAATTAGCCTAAGGTTATACCTCTCCACCAACCGCTCAATTTCGGGGTGCATGGCGCATTGGCCGTAGAGGTGCACAATCATAATCCCCTTGGTGCGCTCGGTAATCCTTGCCTCAATAAGCGATGGATCGATGTTGTAGCTGTTGATATCCGGTTCTACTAACACAGGCTTTAGCCGGTTGTCGGTAATGGCAAGTATGGAGGCAATGTAGGTGTTGGCCGGAACAATAATCTCGTCCCCCTCGGCCATTACACCCAACTCTATGTAAGCCTTAAGGATTAGCCGTAGCGCATCGAGCCCGTTGGCCACCCCAATGCAGTGCTTAGTCCCAATATATTCTGCATACTCTTTCTCGAAGGCATGCACCTCCTCACCCAGCAAATACCAACCCGAGCTAACCACGCGCTGAACAGCCTTAGTTAATTCAGGTTCAAAACTGTTACTTATTGCTTTTAAATCCAGAAATGCTACCATTTAGATAGAAAGTTTAAAATTCATTAATCTGCCATGGATAGCCCCGATTTTCGGTTAAATAATCCCTCCAAGGATATATCAAATTTCCATCATCGTCACGAATATCCCGAACCGACTTAATATCTCTTCCCGGATTTCCAACAACTAAGCGTTCATCCCCAACATCCTTGGTTACCATTGTCCCTGCCCCCACTATTGCGTTTCTTCCTATGGTAATCCCTGGCAGAATTGTAGTTTGAGCAAATATTTGTGCATACTCTTTAATTCTTGTCACCTGAAAATCACCAATTGGCGGATGCTTAACGTTAGTAAGAACAACAAATGGGAATATCCATACATAATCCTCAATAAAATTATTTTCACTAAGCATCACCTTGCTATGTATTCTCACATAGTTGCCTATTGTTGCCCTTCCTGGTAGTTCAGAAGATGATCCAAAGCTCGTATGATGACCAATTATTGTTTTCTCTCGAATAATAGCATGGTGACCAGTTTGGAAAAAATCCCCAATTACAACATCCTCATATATTGTTGTAAACGATCTTATTATAGCATTTTTGCCAATAATTGTTTTTTTGAACTCATGAGTATTTGGGTTCTTATAAAACATAGCTGTGGGTTCACCAATAATGCAATAAGGTCCGATAAATGCATTATCCCCAATCTCAACATTGTCATAAATGACTGCACCCTCACCGATAGATACATTTTTTCCAATGGTCGCTTTCTTGCTTACTACATAGTGTCTAAATGGTTCCATGAATTATCTCTTTGAATACAGTAAAATCTTTATAGTTGCGTAAATAGTCAGCCTCATCATAATTAGTAGAAGCTAGAACCAAGCAAACCGCTCCCGACGAAAATTCAAAGAGTTCACGCCAAATACCAGGAACAATCAGCAGTCCAAAGTCGGGGCGGTTGAGTGTAACCACCTTTCGGTTTTTTCCATCATCGAGCAATACGTCGAAAGCTCCGCTGGCGGCCACCACCAGTTGGTAGAGGTTCCGGTGTGCATGGCCCCCGCGCGATTCGCCACCGGGAATGTCGTAGAGGTAGTAAACACGTTTTATGTCAAACGGGAGGTTCTGCTCGCCCTCCACAATGGTGATATTGCCAGCACGGTTATGAGTCTTGCTCAAGGGCATTACCACGCAATCGAAAATAGTGCTGCTCATAACCCTTTGAATTTTAGGAACTCATCGTAGCTGCGAATATAATCTTTCTCCGAGTATGCTGTGGAGCTAAGCACCATTGCAACAGAGTTGGTGGAGAAGTTCTCCATGTCGCGCCAAAGCCCGGCCGGAATATATAGCCCAACGTAGGAGCGGTTCAGGGAGTATTTTTGCTTCTGCAGGCCATCGTCCACCACCACATCGAAGCTGCCGGAGAGGGCCACAATGAGCTCCTGCTGCTCCTTAAAGGCATGTCCGCCCCGCACCTCACCTCCCGGAACGTCGTAAATCCAGTAAACCCGCTCTATCTTAAACGGAACGTGGTTCTCCTCCTCAATAAACGAGAGGTTTCCTCTAGGATCGAGGAGCTTGGGGAGGTTGATTAGCTGAACGGTTGTGGTATTCATTCTAATTTCTAATTTCTAATTTGGCTACGCCGAACTCGCAAGCTCGGTTCTAGTTCCCAATTTCTGGTTTAGTTTAGCTTCGCTGAGCTCCCTTCGGTCGGTTGGCTTCGCCGAGCTCGCTTCGCTCGGTTCTGGTTCCTAGTTCCTAGTTTCTAATTTCTAGTTACTCTCACTATTCACTTCTCGCTATTCACTTCTCACTATTCACTTCTCACTATTCACTTCTCACTATTCACCTCTCACTCTTCACCTCTCACTCTTCACCTCTCACTATTTCCCAATGGCCACCCTTCGCGGGGCCGATTCTTTTAAGCACGCCCTTATCCTTAAGTTTTTTTATATTTTCTTGAGTTTTCCTATGAGAAAGACCGATGGTTTTTGATATTTCGAGTGCCGAAATTTTTGGATTTTCAGTAATACTTTCAACAATTTTCTTTTGGGGCATTGTTAGATTTTCTACGACCTTTTCTACGACCTTTTCTACGACCTTTTCGTTTATTTCGTGGAATTTAGAATATACTGTAACCCTGAAGCCATGCTGAAAATTCTCAAATTTTGGCTCAGGCAGGCTGTTTACCAAAAAATTGTGGGTAATCCTCCTTACGCCGGATCCATACTTTTCGATTAACCCCACCTCCTTGAATAAGGTTGCGATCTGCTTATTACGCGTTATTGAAGAGTAATTACCGCTTTTTAGTTTATCCACCGTTAGCGGGTGAAGCAGCCCTCCTGGATTAAAAAATTCTATTTTATCATCGAATATTTTAATGATTGAGTCGCTGCTATGGGAATAGTCACGATGAACAATCATATTTAAAACAATCTCTCTCAAGGATTCCTGTGGATAGTCATACCTCTCTTCGCGTTGAGCTTTGCCCGTAATGATGTATGCCTTTTTGATATGTTTGCCAATAAATGAAAGGATAGATTCAACCTGACCAAGCAAGTCCCCTCGAATAGTCAATCCATCGCTAATGGACGTTTCTGTTTCGAAACGCCCGAGCTCGACCGTCGAAAGCAGGGTGTCGTTTTTACAAAAAAGAAGGTAGCAGGCAATGGTGATCCTGCCCTCCCTGATAAACTCAAACTTCTTTAGCACATCAAGGGGAGTATCATCAATAGGTATAAGTCGATTTTTATTTGCCAGAGATATAAACCGGGCTACCTTTTCCATTGAAATGTCATCAAGCGAATGGTTATAATCAATGGCATAATCCCAACTTGTATTAAAAGTAATCTGGTGAAGCTGCACAACCTCACCAACTGTAAGCAGATGATTTGAATTTTTAACGCGCTTATAATACCTGCCCTTAAATGAAATAGGCTTTATGGGATACTCCTGTACTCTAATGATCAAAATGTGCTTAGTGTCAACGTTCAGTGATTCAATATCAACAAAAACTGATGGATTTGTCTTGTTTTTTATTTCGTTAACGATTTTTTGAATTGTCTCCTCACCAACATGAACCCCAATTAACTTTTTCTTATTGTCGATACCAATGATTACAATTCCACCAACAGTATTTGAGAATGCAACCACGGTTTCAATAACCTCATCGTTGAAGCTGCTTTTCAACTCCAATCTGAGCCCTTCTCCTTGCCTAATTACTTCTTGTATCTCCTTCAGGGTCATTCTAATACTGCTACTGCTAAATCCCATGCCACCTATTGGACAGCTTGGCATTCCCCATAATAAGCTTCAGCACCCGCCAGGAGGTATTCTCCACAAGGTAATCCTCGGCAATATTTTTATAGCCACCACGCTTATGCTCCTCAACCGCAAGGGCAATGGAATCGAGCACCACCTGTGGGTCAAAGCCCGAAAGAATTATGGTTCCCGCATCCTGTGCCTCGGGTCGCTCCATGCTCTGCCGTATGGAAATTGCGGGGAAGTTCAGCATGGCCGACTCCTCGCTAATGGTTCCGCTATCGGAAATGGTGCAAAGGGCGTTCTGCTGCAAATGAACGTAGTCCAGAAAGCCAAAGGGTTTCATAAAGGAGATACGCTTATCCATTGCCATATCGGTAATCTGCTCCATGCGCTTCAGCGTGCGCGGATGGGTAGACACAATTACCGGTAGATTATAGCTCTCGGCCAGTCGATTTAGAACCGTAAGTATCTTGCGCAGGTTTTCCGGGTTATCCACATTCTCCTCGCGATGGGTGGAAACGAGGAAGTAGCTACCAGCGACGAGTGACAGGTGACTTAAAGCAGAAGAGGCATCGATCTTGGGCTTGTAGTAGTCCAACACCTCCTTCATGGGTGAGCCGGTGAGATAAATTCTGCGGTGCGGCAAGCCCTCGGATATCAAGTGTCGGCGGGCATGCTCGGTATATACCAGGTTAAAGTCGGCAATATGGTCAATAATGCGGCGGTTAACCTCCTCTGGAACATTAAAGTCGAAGCTGCGGTTTCCGGCCTCCATGTGAAAAATGGGGATGTGCATCCGCTTTGCAATGTATGCCGAGAGGCAGGAGTTGGTGTCGCCCAGCACCAGCATGGCGTCGGGTTGCTCTTTTATGATAACCGCCTCCGTTTTGCGTAGGATATCACCAACAGCGGCTCCAAGGGAAGAGGTGTCTACACCCAAAAAGTAATCGGGTTTCCGTAGTTCCAGCTCTTTCCAAAATATTTCATTAAGCTCGTAGTCGTAGTTCTGACCGGTATGCACTATTACCTGGGTTAGGTGCTCATCGAGCAACGCCATGGTCCGCGATAGGCGAATTATTTCGGGGCGTGTACCAACAACGGTTAAGACTTTGAGTTTAGATTTCATGGTTCCTAAAGTTATTTTCTCGCAGAGTTTCGAAGAGTTTCTCGCTGAGTTACGCAGAGTTCCTCGCTGAGTTACGAAAAGTTTCTCGCTGAGTTACGCAGAGTTCTTCGCAGAGTTACGCAGAGATTTTGCAGAGTTTTGCACTGAGTTACGCAGACTATAGGTTGTTTACTATTCGAACAATCCCATCCTTAAGTGAAGCAACATTGAAGTTTATTAAAAGACCTAACTTTTTTCCTGACAATTTAAGATATGTCAACAACTGCTTGTGATGTACATCATTTAATGCCTCAACAGACTTAATTTCCACTATAACGCAATCATTTACCAATAAATCGATCCTATAACCAACGTCTAGTTTTATCTCTTCATATACAAGGGGTAAGCCTACTTGTTGCTTGACATCATACCCAAGTTTAGTAAGTTCATAAGCTAAAGTAGCTTCGTAGGAAGACTCTAGCAACCCTGGGCCTAATGTTGAATGAATCTTGAATGCTGCTCCTCTAATGGCATACGAAATATCATTCTCAATCATATTCATCCGCGTAAATCAGCGTTTCTTCCTCTGCGGAACTCTGCGAGAGATAATTTTAAGGGTTTGCTGAGAATTTTAATATCTGCGCAACTCTGCGACTTTAAACTCTGCGTGTATCTGCGAGAGATAAATTCTTAAACTTTTTCAAAATAGGTATCCGGATCCTCCGCATTAAACGGTTCGTTTATCCAAAAAATGGTATAGACCTCTTCAGTCCCAACGTTGGTGATGTTGTGCGTAAACCAGATAGGCATATCCACAAACGAGGGTTTTTCGCCATCCAACTCGAAAGTATAGACCCTGTCGGTTCCAATCCTTCTAATTTTAATTTGAGCCTTTCCCTTAATCACTGCAAACCGTTCGGCCTTGCGGGTGTGGAAATGGTTACCCCTTGTAATCCCCGACTTGGTAGTTGAGAATGATATTTGCCCACCACTATTAAGCTTCACCGTTTCTACAAATGTCCCCCGTTCATCGGTATTCATCTTCAGCGGAAATGGAAAAAATGAACCATGGTCAATGTAGCAAACAAACGTATTGAAAAGGTTAAGCTCAAACCTATCATCCAAATTGGGAAATATTCCCTTCCCAAAATAGTTTTCTTTATACCCTTCCAGCAACGTCAATATTTCAGACACCTTTTTCTGAGCAGTATGCGGTATAGGGCAAACCTCCACACCATCCAGCCCTTTTATCTTCTCACTTTTATTCTTTGTCTTTATACTTTTGTCTTTTATATTCCCCCAAATAACCTCCACCAGCTCTCCCACATATATCAGCTTTAGATCGCCGTCAACCTCAATTTTTGGCTGCTCGTTATGCGTCAGCTGATGGCAAAAAGTTGCTATAACCGAGTTGTAGTATGGGTTCCCAAACGGGCCAAACACGTTGGGTATGATCAGTCCGGTAAAGGCTGCACCACTTCTTTGGGCCCACTCCTCCAGAATCTTTCGACCATCCTTCTTCGATTTTCCATAGAGGTTGTCGCGCTCCTCCTGGGTGCTGGAAGCAAAGAGGATATGCGGAGTTGCCGACGTTGCCTCACAGGCACCAATAAGACGTTTTACCAGCCCAATATTGGTATCGTATATTACCTGTGGGTCGCCGTGGCGGTTCATGGCTGCCAAGTGAACCACCGCATCGCACTCGCTTACAAATGTTCCGAGTTTGGTAAAGTCCTGAAAATACTCATCCTTAAAGGGTATAAGAACAACCTCCTTCTGCAACGCAAGGAAGTTGAAGAGGTGGGTTCCAATAAACCCCGTCTGGCCGGTAATTCCTATTTTAAGCATCTAATTGGAATATTTATTTTATAGAGTTGAAGAAATTCTCGCAGATTTTCACTGAGTTAAGCGCAGAAACTCGCTGAATGTCTTCTTCTGCGGAACTCTGCGTGTGCATCTGCGCGCCTCTGCGAGACCTCTTATTATTTATTCTACACATTAATTTTCAATCTAACTTCATCTAACTTAAGCAGAAACTCGCTAAATGTCTTCTTCTGCGGAACTCTGCGGGTGCATCTGCGCGCCTCTGCGAGACCTCTTAAAATTTATTCTACTTAATTAACTTCCAATCTAACTTCATCTAGCTTGAGAAGCAATTTTTTTATACCGTCTACATCAAGAATCGTCGTGTTGTGCGAGGTGTAGTCCTCCATTTTCGATACAGCAGATTCACCCTCGGTGAAATATCGCTCGTAGTTTAGGTCGCGCGAATCGGCGGAAATGCGGAAATAGTTGCCCACATCTTCGGCTCTTACCATCTCCTCACGGTTTACGAGTGTTTCATATACCTTTTCTCCATGCCGTGTGCCAATAATCTTGATTTCGCTTTTGGCTTTGTAAAGTTCAATCATGGCCTTCGCAAGCGTCTCAATGGTGCAGGCAGGTGCCTTTTGCACAAATATATCACCGGGCCGTCCGTGCTCAAAAGCGTACAAAACCAAATCAACGGCGTCATCCAACGTCATCATGAATCGGGTCATGGTGGGGTCAGTAATGGTTATTGAGTTGCCAGCCTTAATTTGATCGATAAACAGCGGAATTACCGAACCTCTAGAGGCCATAACATTTCCATAGCGAGTGGAGCAGATTACTGTTCCGCCCTCCTTGGTTGCGCGTGCCTTAGATATTGTAACCTTTTCGGCCATTGCCTTGGATATGCCCATTGCATTGATAGGGTAAACGGCCTTATCGGTGCTCAGGTTGATTAACCGTTTCACGCCATGCTCAACGGCGCTATCGATAACGTTTTCCGTTCCTATTACATTGGTACGTACCGCCTCCATTGGAAAAAACTCACACGATGGAACCTGCTTTAGGGCAGCAGCATGAAAAACATAGTCAACTCCCTGCATGGCATAGTCGAGGCTACGCTTATCGCGCACATCGCCAATATAATACTTCACCTTACTGCTATTGTATTGATGCCGCATATCGTCCTGCTTCTTCTCATCACGGCTAAATATGCGTATTTCCTTTATATCGCTAGCAATAAATCGCTTCAGAACGGCATTTCCAAATGAACCTGTTCCTCCGGTAATTAGTAAGGTATTTCCCTTGAACATCTTCTTAATGATTAGTAAATACGATTTGCTTGGTTCTGGACTGCCTTCGCTGAGCTCCCTTCGGTCGGTTGGCTACGCCGACCTGTCTAGCCACTTGACGGAACTCGAAAGCTCGGCTCACTTGTCACCTCTATAAATCGGGATCTACGCTGCGCTCCGACTCGTCACTTGTCACTATTCACCTGTCACCCCTTGGTACAGCTTCGCCCCGTCAGTTACAACTAGCGTTGCACTTCTTGCCTGAGGGAAACAGGACTTAGGCCAGTTTGGTTGTGTAAAAGTGGGAATTTTTGGCGAGGTGGCAAAGAGGCATTACACCAATGGGGCAATGGGAAAATTTGAAAATTTGAAAATGAGACAATTTGAAGATTGAAGAATGTGCAATTTCAGAATCCGCCAGTGGGCGGACAAGTTTTGAGAATGAGTCGATTTGAGAATGTGGGGTTAGAAAAAAGTCGGAAGACCGGAGTTGGAAGTTGGAAGTTGGAAGTCCGCAGATGCTCTGTTTCAAATCTTAATCCCTCTGTGAAACTCTGTGGAAACACGGTGTAACACTGTGCCACAAAAAAGTCGGAAGACCGAAGACCGAAGACCGGAGTCGGAGGTAGCGGTTGTAAACCTACAGCCTACTTTTCCTAACATTCTACCGCCTATTCCAACCCCCAAAATTCTTCACTGAAAATTTCTCAGGAAATGGCTAACTTGCAACCACGCAATAAACGAATATCCAAATGCCATGACCTCCGTAATACGATATATCACAACGATCTGCATGGCAGGACTACTCCTGCAAGCCTGCAACCACCAACCTGCAGAAAAACCATTTGCGCTGCAGTCGGGTGATCTGCTTTTTCAGGATATGGACTGCGGCGACATGTGCACTGCCATAGAAACGGTTACGCAAGGCTGGCATGGAGCCAAGCTATCGCACGTGGGTATTGCGGTGGTCGACAGCAATGGACACGTGGAGGTTCTTGAGGCAATCTCGAAAGGGGTTTCACTAACGCCGTTGAGCAGCTTCCTAAAGCGCAGTGCCGACACCAGCGGCCACCCAAAGGTAATTGTGGGCCGGCTCAACATTCCCAACTCCGAACAGTTGGCCAAGGATGCTGTAAAAAGAGCCATGACCTATCTTGGAATGCCCTACGATACCGTCTTCAACATCAACAACAAGGCATACTACTGCAGCGAGCTGGTTTACTTTTCCTACAAGGATTCGCTGGGCAATCCCCTATTCAACCTCAAACCCATGACCTTCAACGAACCGGTAACTGGCACTGTTTTCCCGGTTTGGAAGAGCTACTTTGAGGCCATGCACGTTCCTGTTCCGGAGGGAAAGCCGGGCATCAACCCTGGTGGTATTTCGCGATCGGACAAGATTGATATTATCCACGTATATGGCAACCCAGAAGGCATGGAAATTAATACTACCAACTAAGTAGGCGTGCCGATGGAACCGTTTCTCAGCCTTGTTGCCCACGATTTGCACTCCCGCTACGGAGAGGAGTTGAACAAGATAAACCTCGTATTCCCTACACGCAGAGCGGGACTGTTTTTTGCACGCTACTTGTCCAGGTTAATCGAAAAGCCACAATGGCATCCAAAGGTCTACTCCATTTCCGACCTAATGTATATGGCCACCGACTACAAGGCCGCCGATCAGCTCTCACTGGTATTGGACCTGCATAAAATCTACTGCAAGGTTAAAGATTCGGAGGAGACGTTCGACAACTTCTACTTCTGGGGTGAGGTGATGCTCACCGATTTCGACCTAGTGGATAAATACCGTGTTGA
The Williamwhitmania sp. genome window above contains:
- a CDS encoding glycosyltransferase; protein product: MSTNKQPLVSIVVITYNSSKYIVETLESAKAQTHQEIELIVSDDCSTDNTVEICQEWISKNRLRFVRVELLSVLKNTGIPANCNRGAKMARGTWLKFIAGDDVLCSNCIKDNIEFVKSNSLVRIVSSRIIYIDQDSRLIENVYDEYLNLRKHYFALDHKEQLRFYVRIPLFLNSPTFFINRDALIQLNYFDEDLRIYEDISLVY
- a CDS encoding O-antigen translocase, which encodes MSEQQTSYRQIMKATSIFGGVQVFTIIVSIIRSKFIAVLLGPAGMGIAGLLTSTTGLINGLTNFGLGTSAVKDVAAANATGDETRIATIVTVLQRWVWITGVLGALVTLIFSHWLSLLTFGNSDYTVAFVWLAITLLFQQLTTGRLVVLQGMRKLSYLAKANMTGSLMGLFISVPIYYIYGVRGIVPALIISSITAMLVAWYFSHKVAILPVKVSRAQTVEQGRGMLKMGLTISVTGLITLGVAYIVRIFISHTGGVAQVGLYNAGFAIVNTYVGLVFTAMGTDYYPRLAGVANDRKKTNQAINQQAEVAILILAPIIIIFLVLINWVVIVLYSSKFVGVNGMIHWAALGILFKAVSWSIAFIFLAKGASKLFFWNELITNFYLLAFNLLFYKYYGLNGLGFSFLLTYFIYAIQVYVVARVKYAFAFDAAFYKVFGIQLVLGVAAFVVIKTTVAPVNYIIGILLIILSILYSFRELDRRIGLKAALSTVIKRFTGK
- a CDS encoding four helix bundle protein, with amino-acid sequence MTITKFEDLEIWQEARNLCAKIRWISENTSLKTDYSLKDQVLRSSGSIMDNIAEGFERDGNKEFIQFLYISKGSLGETRSQLHRIFDAGHITKEKYDELIGDSLHLIPRIAGFISYLSKSEYQGLKKKK
- a CDS encoding DegT/DnrJ/EryC1/StrS family aminotransferase, with amino-acid sequence MVAFLDLKAISNSFEPELTKAVQRVVSSGWYLLGEEVHAFEKEYAEYIGTKHCIGVANGLDALRLILKAYIELGVMAEGDEIIVPANTYIASILAITDNRLKPVLVEPDINSYNIDPSLIEARITERTKGIMIVHLYGQCAMHPEIERLVERYNLRLIEDNAQAAGTSYTVKHGAPLLRTGSLGDAAGHSFYPGKNLGALGDGGAVTTNNDELAETIRALANYGSKKKYENIYQGLNSRLDEIQAAVLRVKLPRLDADNQRRREIAQYYCDNITNPEIVLPQLFQEPKPSSGVPSIGRAGRRSQIRNQKSEIRNNLTHIWHLFVIRNTQRDKLQSYLSASGIQTLIHYPIPPHKQLAYSQWNGLTFPITEQIHREVLSLPMSPVMTKEEIQCVVNQINRFS
- a CDS encoding DapH/DapD/GlmU-related protein — translated: MEPFRHYVVSKKATIGKNVSIGEGAVIYDNVEIGDNAFIGPYCIIGEPTAMFYKNPNTHEFKKTIIGKNAIIRSFTTIYEDVVIGDFFQTGHHAIIREKTIIGHHTSFGSSSELPGRATIGNYVRIHSKVMLSENNFIEDYVWIFPFVVLTNVKHPPIGDFQVTRIKEYAQIFAQTTILPGITIGRNAIVGAGTMVTKDVGDERLVVGNPGRDIKSVRDIRDDDGNLIYPWRDYLTENRGYPWQINEF
- a CDS encoding FdtA/QdtA family cupin domain-containing protein yields the protein MSSTIFDCVVMPLSKTHNRAGNITIVEGEQNLPFDIKRVYYLYDIPGGESRGGHAHRNLYQLVVAASGAFDVLLDDGKNRKVVTLNRPDFGLLIVPGIWRELFEFSSGAVCLVLASTNYDEADYLRNYKDFTVFKEIIHGTI
- a CDS encoding FdtA/QdtA family cupin domain-containing protein codes for the protein MNTTTVQLINLPKLLDPRGNLSFIEEENHVPFKIERVYWIYDVPGGEVRGGHAFKEQQELIVALSGSFDVVVDDGLQKQKYSLNRSYVGLYIPAGLWRDMENFSTNSVAMVLSSTAYSEKDYIRSYDEFLKFKGL
- a CDS encoding RNA-binding domain-containing protein translates to MPSCPIGGMGFSSSSIRMTLKEIQEVIRQGEGLRLELKSSFNDEVIETVVAFSNTVGGIVIIGIDNKKKLIGVHVGEETIQKIVNEIKNKTNPSVFVDIESLNVDTKHILIIRVQEYPIKPISFKGRYYKRVKNSNHLLTVGEVVQLHQITFNTSWDYAIDYNHSLDDISMEKVARFISLANKNRLIPIDDTPLDVLKKFEFIREGRITIACYLLFCKNDTLLSTVELGRFETETSISDGLTIRGDLLGQVESILSFIGKHIKKAYIITGKAQREERYDYPQESLREIVLNMIVHRDYSHSSDSIIKIFDDKIEFFNPGGLLHPLTVDKLKSGNYSSITRNKQIATLFKEVGLIEKYGSGVRRITHNFLVNSLPEPKFENFQHGFRVTVYSKFHEINEKVVEKVVEKVVENLTMPQKKIVESITENPKISALEISKTIGLSHRKTQENIKKLKDKGVLKRIGPAKGGHWEIVRGEE